The following proteins are encoded in a genomic region of Pangasianodon hypophthalmus isolate fPanHyp1 chromosome 26, fPanHyp1.pri, whole genome shotgun sequence:
- the mb gene encoding myoglobin, translating into MSDFAVVLNSWGKVESDYNGYGGEVLTRLFLEQPETQKLFPKFVGIPRGELAGNAAVAAHGVTVLKKLGELIKAEGKHADILKPLATSHANIHKIALNNFKLISEIIVKVMAEKAQLDGPGQDALRRVLAVVVNDIDRYYKELGFAG; encoded by the exons ATGTCCGACTTTGCTGTGGTTCTGAATAGCTGGGGCAAGGTGGAAAGCGACTATAATGGTTACGGAGGAGAAGTTCTGACCCG TCTGTTTTTGGAGCAACCTGAAACCCAGAAACTCTTCCCTAAGTTTGTTGGAATCCCACGTGGTGAACTGGCAGGAAATGCAGCGGTCGCAGCACACGGCGTCACTGTCCTGAAGAAACTGGGCGAGCTCATCAAGGCAGAGGGAAAGCATGCTGACATCCTCAAACCACTGGCTACATCCCATGCCAACATACACAAGATCGCCCTTAACAACTTCAAG CTGATCAGTGAGATCATCGTTAAGGTGATGGCGGAGAAGGCCCAGCTTGATGGCCCTGGGCAGGACGCTTTGAGAAGGGTGTTGGCTGTCGTCGTCAACGACATAGACCGCTACTACAAGGAGCTCGGCTTCGCCGGCTAG